The sequence below is a genomic window from Bacillota bacterium.
GCCCTGCTGGCAAAGGGCGGAACCAGCGCGCGAAGGATCGCAATCTGCGCCAGTCGTAGGGATTAGAGCAGATTACGGGGTTTCCCATGGTATTGTGCAGTTTTTCTAGCAGTTTTTCTAATAGTGCGTGGCGGTAGCGCGGGGTCGTAGCGGGCGAAAACGTCACGGGCGAAAAGGCAAGGCGAAAAGGCAAAAAAGAAGGCTGATGATGATCGGATCGGGGGAGCACCGACCATGCTGACTAGAAGGGAATTCATCAAGCTCTGCATCGCCGGGATCGCTGCCATGAGCCTCTCGGACCTCATCATACCCGAGCTGGCCCGGGCGTTTCAGACCCCCGGCGGCAGGCCTATGGTGATATGGCTGGAAGCGATGACCTGCGCCGGGGATTTCATGTCATTTTTGAATGCACTACGCCCCGACCTCCAGGAGCTTCTCTTCAAGACCATCGACCTGCGCTACAGCAACACCCTGATGACGGGCGAGGGCCGGGTGGCCATCACTGAGCTCGAGAGCATCGCCGGCAGGAGGAGGGGTGAATATATCCTGATAGTTGAGGGCACTGTGCCGACCATGGACGGCGGGACCTACGGCCTGATCGGGCACCACCCTGACGGCCGGCCTTTTACCCACCTGGAGGCCGTTCGCCTGCTGGGCGGGGGCGCCAGGCACCTGATCTCAGCCGGGACATGCGCGTCATTTGGCGGACCCTACGCGGCAAACCCAAACCCGTCGGGGTCGAAACCCGTGAGCGCGGTCCTGGAGCGGCGACTGGTGAGGGAGCGACTGGTGAACGTGCCGGGTTGCCCGATTCATCCCGACTGGCTTGTCGGTACACTATCCCACTTGCTCCTCTACGGCATTCCGGATATGGACGAACATCGGAGGCCGCGTTTGTTCTACGGGTCCCTGATCCATGACCGCTGCCCGCGCCGCCAGCACTTTGATGATGGGGAGTTTGCCGCGCAGCCCGGGGATAAGGAATGCCTCTACACGATAGGGTGCAAGGGCCCTGTCACTTTTGCCGATTGTCCGGTAAGAAAGTGGAACAGCGGTCATATGAACTGGCCGGTGGGGGCAAATACACCGTGTATAGGTTGTGTAAGTCCGGGCTTTCCTGATAGGACATCGCCTTTCTTTGCCCACCTCCCGGATATTCATATCCCGGGCGTTAAGAGGACGGCGGATAAGATCGGCACTGCGGTTGGGGTCGCGGCCGCCGCGGGAATAGGTGCCCACGCTGTGGCGAGCGCCATCACGGGGAGGCTTTCGAAGAACCTTATGGAAGGGACCGAGGGGAAGCCAGCCGCGATTAGCGGTGCGGCCAGGGCCGCCGTGCCCCAGAAACCCCCGGGGGGTGCAGGGGGTGCAGGGGACGCTAGTGCTGACGCCCCCGGCTCCAGTCCTGGTCCCGGTCCCGGCCACGCCCCCGGGAGGGTGCCCCGCGGCATTCGTGGCATTCTCAGGAGGCTTCTCGCGCGAGTGCGGATCAAACGAGGGGAAACCAGGAGGTAGGGAGGTAGAGTGGCTGCGATATGGGCGAGCGAGTTACGATAAGCCCGGTAACGAGGCTGAACGGCTTCTGGAGAATCGATGTCCAGATAGAGAACGGGGTCGTCAGGGATGCGTGGAGCAGCGGGATTTTCTTCAGGGGGTTCGAGCTTATCCTGGAGGGGCGTGAACCGAGGGATGCCATATATCTCACGGAGCGCATCTGCGGGATTTGCTCGTCGGCCCACGGCATGGCGTCGTCGCGCGCCCTGGAGGATGCCTGCGGGGTGGAGGCGCCCCGGAACGGGGTGCTCATGCGTAGCCTCATCTTCGCCGCGGACATGCTCCAAAATCACATTAGGCACTTTTACCTGCTAGCTGTCCCTGATTTCGTGGAGGGACCCGATATGCCGCCCTTCCTGCCGCGGTATAACGTTGATTTCAGGCTTTCAAAGAATGCCACCGAGCGAATCATGGCGAATTACCTGGAGAGCCTGAAGCTAACCCGGGAGTTCCTGGAGATGCAGGCTAACCTGGGTGGCAAGGCGCCTCACACCCATGGGATTCTGGCGGGGGGCGCACCGGTCGCGCCCGACGCAGATAAGATCAGGTACAGCCTCTCGGTGGTGGATAGGGCCAGGAGATTCATCATGGAGAAATATATCCCGGATGTGTATGCCATAGGCGAGGCCTATCCAGACTACTACAAGATCGGCAGAGGTCACGGGAATTTCCTGGCCTACGACCAGTTCCCTCAGGCTCAGCCGGATGGCGGACCGGTTCACAAGGGCGGTGTCATGATCGATGGCAGGGTTGAGGGCCTCGATCTCGAGACCATAACAGAACATGTGAAATTCTCTTGGTTTTCACCGGAAGACGGGCCACGCAAGCCGGGGGTCGGGTCAACCCACCCCGATGTCAGGAAGGTTGAGGCCTACTCCTGGGTAAAGGCGCCGCGGTATAATGGGAGGGCGGTTGAGACAGGCCCCCTGGCTGCCCAGTGGATCGCAAGGGGCTACAGGCGAGGGATATCCGTCATGGACAGGCACGTGGCCAGGGCCCTGATGACGAAAGAGGTGGCCGAGCTGATGCGCGAGTGGCTGCTCTCGCTCGAGCCTGGTAAGCCGGTCTTCGAGTCGTACGATATACCTGCTGAGGCCGAGGGGGTTGGCACGGTCGATGCGTTCAGGGGCGGGCTCGGGCACTGGGTGAGAATCGAGGGGCAGCGGATAGCTAGGTACCAGATCGTCACGCCCTCCGCCTGGAATTGCTCGCCCCGGGATGACTCGGGGCAGCGGGGGGCCGTTGAGGAGGCGTTGGCCGGCACGCCTGTTGAGAATCCCAGGGCTCCTGTTGAGGTAGGCCGCGTCATCAGGTCGTTCGACCCGTGCCTCGCGTGTGCGGCTCATGTTATCCGCGATGATGGTTCGTCCGAGGATATCAGGGTGAGTTGACATGCTCGCTGATGTATTCGGAGACATGCAACATGCATACACGGAGATGCTCATACTTCAGGGCAATTACAACGGCATTTGGGGGCGGCGGAGGTGACTAGGATGCAAAGGGGCCAGAAGACAAGGATGCGAGGACGAGGCCCGAGCCTGCAAGAATCAAGAAACCTGCAAGAATCAGGAAACCTACAGGAACTAGGAACACCGGGGGGGCGGACGCTCGAGACGGTGCTACTCAACCCGGTGCCCGTGAGGGTCTTTCATTGGGTATTTGCCGCCTGTATAATCGTTCTCCTCGTCACGGGTTTTTACATCTCACGGCCGGTCGGCTCTTTATGGTCCTCTTTGGCTTTCATGGACATGAATCTTGCCAGGCTGCTTCACTCGGCTGCGGCCTTTGTCGCCATCGGCGCCGTGATTGTCCGGGTTTATTGGGCCTTTTTCTCAGGGGACTACAGGGAGTTCCTGCTTTCGCGCCAGGATATCAGGGACCTTGGAGGCTTCGCCCGGTATTACCTTTTCCTCTCGGATCATATGCCCTCGAGGGGGAAATATAATGTCGGGCAGAAGGCGACTTATGGGAGCTGGCTTGTGGTCTTTGCCTTTCAGGTTATATCGGGCCTTATATTGCGATCACCATACAGCCTGGTGCGGGCTGCAGGGCTGCTCGGTGGGTTAGAGGTTGTGAGATTGCTGCATTTTGGCGCCGCAGTCTGGTTTCTGGCCACTGTGCTGGTGCATATATACCTCGCGTTGACGGAGGACCCGGGGCGGCTTCAGGCGATGGTTACGGGGTATGTGCGCGTCCCGGTGGCGGCGGTGCCAGCGGAATCCCTGGTCGAGGGGGGCGCCGCTATGGACGAGAGCGAATATAAGTAGGGGGTGAAGAGTGAACGATGTTTCCGGGCATAGGCGTTCCTGAGCTTGTGCTGATCCTGGTTATTGCGCTCATCATATTCGGGCCCGGTAGGCTGCCGGAGATAGGCAGGGCCCTCGGGCAGGCCATCCGCTCGTTTAAGGGCGCAATGAATGATATCGAGAGGGTTATTGATGAGGAGGGTGGAGTGGGCCGGGGGAAGCCGCAAGAGCCACAAGACGCGGCGAAGGTTGCACATGAGGATCACACATGATGAGAAGCTCGCGCATGATGAGAATGAACAGGAAGAAGCTCGCACATGATGTCTGCGAGCTTATAGGGGATGATGTCATCATCAGGCCGGACTATCGGGGAATTGCGTGATGAATTGGGCGATGAATTGCGCGATGTGCCTGACGATCTCCGGCAGCGCACGTTGCAGCTCATCTGATAGGCCGATGCCGTAATCGATTATGGCAGGCTCTATTCCAAAAATAGCGGCCGGGCACAGGGTGCCCAGCTGCCTTGCGTGCCAGAGAAGCTGGGGGAGGCCGATATCGTGGGCTGAGGTCACCGGGAACTCGGACGCCTCCTGCTGCATCTGCGTCCTACATCGCGCTCCATATCGTATTTCGCGTTGCGCTACGCGTTGCGTCGTACATTGTATAGCACGTCGTATTCCGCGCGGCATCATACGCCCGGGGGATGGCGGCATCTGGGGCGCCTGGGGCACCTGGGGCCCCAGGATATCCCCGGCATCCAGCTGGTAAACCGATCCGGGCCTCCCGCCCCTGATCATCGCATCTACGATGATCAGGTGGCGTGCACTGTTCACAACGGGAAGGAGGTCGAGCCCCGCGACGCCTGCCTCGACAAACGCCACGTCGCCGATGGGGCCGGCGAGCGAGTGTTTCGCGAGCTCCCTGACCACCCATACGCCGGCCCCATCGTCTTTCAGTAAGATATTCCCTATGCCCATGACTACCAACTGCCCGGCCGCCCGTTGCCATCGCGCCCCGCCGACAGCGCCACTGAGATGGCGGCTG
It includes:
- a CDS encoding hydrogenase small subunit, with the protein product MLTRREFIKLCIAGIAAMSLSDLIIPELARAFQTPGGRPMVIWLEAMTCAGDFMSFLNALRPDLQELLFKTIDLRYSNTLMTGEGRVAITELESIAGRRRGEYILIVEGTVPTMDGGTYGLIGHHPDGRPFTHLEAVRLLGGGARHLISAGTCASFGGPYAANPNPSGSKPVSAVLERRLVRERLVNVPGCPIHPDWLVGTLSHLLLYGIPDMDEHRRPRLFYGSLIHDRCPRRQHFDDGEFAAQPGDKECLYTIGCKGPVTFADCPVRKWNSGHMNWPVGANTPCIGCVSPGFPDRTSPFFAHLPDIHIPGVKRTADKIGTAVGVAAAAGIGAHAVASAITGRLSKNLMEGTEGKPAAISGAARAAVPQKPPGGAGGAGDASADAPGSSPGPGPGHAPGRVPRGIRGILRRLLARVRIKRGETRR
- a CDS encoding hyaluronate lyase; the protein is MGERVTISPVTRLNGFWRIDVQIENGVVRDAWSSGIFFRGFELILEGREPRDAIYLTERICGICSSAHGMASSRALEDACGVEAPRNGVLMRSLIFAADMLQNHIRHFYLLAVPDFVEGPDMPPFLPRYNVDFRLSKNATERIMANYLESLKLTREFLEMQANLGGKAPHTHGILAGGAPVAPDADKIRYSLSVVDRARRFIMEKYIPDVYAIGEAYPDYYKIGRGHGNFLAYDQFPQAQPDGGPVHKGGVMIDGRVEGLDLETITEHVKFSWFSPEDGPRKPGVGSTHPDVRKVEAYSWVKAPRYNGRAVETGPLAAQWIARGYRRGISVMDRHVARALMTKEVAELMREWLLSLEPGKPVFESYDIPAEAEGVGTVDAFRGGLGHWVRIEGQRIARYQIVTPSAWNCSPRDDSGQRGAVEEALAGTPVENPRAPVEVGRVIRSFDPCLACAAHVIRDDGSSEDIRVS
- the tatA gene encoding twin-arginine translocase TatA/TatE family subunit → MFPGIGVPELVLILVIALIIFGPGRLPEIGRALGQAIRSFKGAMNDIERVIDEEGGVGRGKPQEPQDAAKVAHEDHT
- a CDS encoding hydrogenase maturation protease, encoding METQNADTNISRHLSGAVGGARWQRAAGQLVVMGIGNILLKDDGAGVWVVRELAKHSLAGPIGDVAFVEAGVAGLDLLPVVNSARHLIIVDAMIRGGRPGSVYQLDAGDILGPQVPQAPQMPPSPGRMMPRGIRRAIQCTTQRVAQREIRYGARCRTQMQQEASEFPVTSAHDIGLPQLLWHARQLGTLCPAAIFGIEPAIIDYGIGLSDELQRALPEIVRHIAQFIAQFITQFPDSPA